In Pseudomonas nunensis, a single window of DNA contains:
- a CDS encoding STAS domain-containing protein gives MSESAVRMSETGELLLSGVLDYRTGPDLRKQGQALIKSSNAAAVVVDCSAVVKSSSVGLSLLLCFMRDAQAAGKALSIRAMPEDMREIAQVSELTELLAHP, from the coding sequence ATGAGCGAGTCGGCCGTTCGCATGAGCGAAACCGGCGAGTTGCTGCTCAGCGGCGTGCTGGATTACCGCACCGGCCCTGACTTGCGCAAGCAGGGCCAGGCGCTGATCAAGTCCAGCAATGCCGCAGCCGTGGTGGTTGATTGTTCGGCAGTGGTGAAGTCCAGCAGTGTCGGCTTGTCGCTGCTGCTGTGCTTCATGCGCGATGCCCAGGCGGCCGGCAAGGCCCTGAGCATCCGCGCAATGCCTGAAGACATGCGTGAAATCGCTCAGGTCAGCGAATTGACCGAGCTGTTGGCGCACCCCTAA
- the hisC gene encoding histidinol-phosphate transaminase translates to MSKFWSPFVKSLVPYVPGEQPKLAKLVKLNTNENPYGPSPKALAAMQTELNDNLRLYPDPNSDLLKNAVATYYGVQSNQVFLGNGSDEVLAHIFHGLLQHDNPVLFPDISYSFYPVYCGLYGIAFDAVPLDAQFQINPADYAKPNGGIIFPNPNAPTGCLLALDAVEQILKASPDSVVVVDEAYIDFGGDTAISLVDRYPNLLVTQTLSKSRSLAGLRVGLAVGHPDLIEALERIKNSFNSYPLDRLANVGAAAAFEDREYFDKTCRLVIENREKVVAQLQAKGFEVLPSAANFIFARHPQHDAAGLAAKLREQGVIVRHFKQERIAQFLRISIGTPEQNQALIDGLGDL, encoded by the coding sequence ATGAGTAAATTCTGGAGCCCTTTCGTCAAGAGTCTGGTGCCTTACGTGCCGGGCGAGCAGCCGAAACTGGCGAAACTGGTGAAGCTCAACACCAACGAAAACCCGTACGGTCCATCGCCCAAAGCCTTGGCCGCGATGCAGACCGAACTGAACGACAACCTGCGCCTGTACCCGGACCCGAACAGCGATCTGCTGAAGAACGCCGTGGCTACTTATTACGGCGTGCAGAGCAATCAGGTATTCCTCGGCAACGGTTCCGATGAAGTCCTGGCGCACATCTTTCACGGCCTGCTGCAACACGACAATCCAGTGTTGTTCCCGGACATCAGCTACAGCTTCTACCCGGTCTACTGCGGGTTGTACGGCATTGCGTTCGATGCTGTGCCGCTGGACGCGCAGTTCCAGATCAACCCGGCGGACTATGCCAAGCCGAATGGCGGGATCATTTTCCCAAACCCGAACGCGCCGACTGGATGCCTGTTGGCGCTGGACGCCGTGGAGCAAATCCTCAAGGCCAGCCCGGATTCGGTGGTGGTGGTCGATGAAGCGTATATCGACTTCGGCGGCGATACCGCGATCAGCCTGGTGGACCGTTACCCGAACCTGCTGGTGACCCAGACCCTGTCCAAGTCCCGTTCCCTGGCGGGCCTGCGCGTCGGTTTGGCGGTGGGGCACCCGGACCTGATCGAGGCGCTGGAGCGGATCAAGAACAGCTTCAACTCCTACCCGCTGGATCGCTTGGCGAATGTCGGGGCAGCGGCGGCGTTCGAGGATCGCGAGTACTTCGACAAGACTTGCCGCTTGGTCATCGAGAATCGCGAGAAGGTTGTCGCGCAGTTGCAAGCGAAGGGTTTTGAAGTGCTGCCGTCGGCGGCGAACTTCATCTTCGCCCGGCATCCGCAGCACGATGCGGCTGGGCTGGCGGCGAAGTTGCGTGAGCAGGGTGTGATTGTCCGGCACTTCAAGCAGGAGCGGATTGCCCAGTTCCTGCGAATCTCCATCGGCACGCCAGAGCAAAACCAGGCGCTGATCGACGGCCTCGGCGACCTCTAA
- a CDS encoding MlaC/ttg2D family ABC transporter substrate-binding protein, giving the protein MISTLRRGLLVVLAALPLMANAVAAPSAHDLVQDTTTRMLADLSANKEKYKQDPADFYTALNTIVGPVVDAEGISKSIMTVKYSRKATPAQMQTFQENFKKGLFQFYGNALLEYNNQGITVEPAKDESGDRTSVGMTVKGSNGAVYPVQYTLEKINGEWKLRNVIINGINIGKLFRDQFADAMQRNGNDLDKTINNWAGEVAKAKEATEKKAQ; this is encoded by the coding sequence ATGATCTCTACCTTGCGACGTGGCCTGTTGGTTGTACTGGCGGCCCTGCCGTTGATGGCTAACGCCGTGGCGGCGCCTTCGGCGCACGATCTGGTTCAGGACACCACGACCCGGATGCTCGCCGACCTGTCGGCCAATAAAGAGAAGTACAAGCAGGATCCCGCAGACTTTTACACGGCGCTGAACACCATCGTCGGGCCTGTGGTGGATGCCGAAGGTATTTCCAAGAGCATCATGACGGTCAAGTATTCGCGTAAAGCAACACCAGCGCAGATGCAGACGTTCCAGGAAAACTTCAAGAAAGGCCTGTTCCAGTTCTATGGCAACGCCTTGCTTGAGTACAACAACCAGGGCATCACCGTTGAGCCAGCCAAGGACGAGTCGGGCGACCGCACCAGCGTTGGCATGACGGTCAAGGGCAGCAATGGTGCGGTTTACCCAGTGCAGTACACGCTCGAGAAGATCAATGGCGAGTGGAAACTGCGCAACGTGATCATCAATGGCATCAACATTGGCAAGCTGTTCCGCGATCAGTTCGCTGACGCGATGCAGCGCAATGGCAACGACCTGGACAAGACCATCAACAATTGGGCCGGGGAAGTCGCTAAAGCCAAGGAAGCCACCGAGAAGAAAGCACAATGA
- the mlaD gene encoding outer membrane lipid asymmetry maintenance protein MlaD: protein MQNRTLEIGVGLFLLAGILALLLLALRVSGLSPTANAETYKLYAYFDNIAGLTVRAKVTMAGVTIGKVTAIDLDRDSFTGRVTMQLEKRVDNLPTDSTASILTAGLLGEKYIGISVGGEQALLKDGGTIHDTQSSLVLEDLIGKFLLNTVSKDAK, encoded by the coding sequence ATGCAAAACCGCACCCTGGAAATCGGTGTCGGCCTTTTCTTGCTGGCTGGCATTCTGGCTTTGCTGTTGCTTGCGCTGCGAGTCAGTGGCCTGTCCCCGACTGCAAACGCCGAAACGTATAAACTTTATGCGTACTTCGACAATATCGCCGGTTTGACTGTCAGAGCTAAAGTGACCATGGCCGGTGTGACCATCGGCAAGGTCACGGCAATCGATCTGGACCGCGACAGTTTCACCGGCCGGGTGACCATGCAACTGGAAAAGCGCGTAGATAATCTGCCGACTGACTCCACTGCATCTATCCTGACGGCTGGCCTGTTGGGCGAGAAGTACATCGGTATCAGCGTGGGCGGGGAACAAGCCTTGCTCAAGGATGGCGGGACTATCCATGACACCCAGTCATCGCTGGTGCTCGAGGACCTGATCGGTAAATTCCTGCTCAATACCGTTAGCAAAGACGCCAAATGA
- the hisD gene encoding histidinol dehydrogenase produces the protein MTAPTAIRRLNAADPDFAHHLDHLLSWESVSDDSVNQRVLDIIKAVRERGDAALVEFTQKFDGLQVASMADLILPRERLELALTRITVPQREALEKAAARVRSYHEKQKQDSWSYTEADGTVLGQKVTPLDRAGLYVPGGKASYPSSVLMNAIPAKVAGVTEVVMVVPTPRGELNELVLAAACIAGVDRVFTIGGAQAVAALAYGTESVPKVDKVVGPGNIYVATAKRHVFGQVGIDMIAGPSEILVVCDGQTDPDWIAMDLFSQAEHDEDAQAILVSPDAEFLDKVAASIAKLLPTMERAEIIETSINGRGALILVRDMEQAIEVANRIAPEHLELSVADPQAWLPQIRHAGAIFMGRHTSEALGDYCAGPNHVLPTSGTARFSSPLGVYDFQKRSSIIFCSEQGASELGKTASVLARGESLTAHARSAEYRIVDDKKVD, from the coding sequence ATGACCGCACCGACTGCAATTCGCCGACTCAACGCTGCTGACCCGGATTTCGCGCATCATCTGGATCATCTGCTGAGCTGGGAAAGTGTGTCTGACGACTCGGTCAATCAGCGGGTGCTGGACATCATCAAGGCTGTGCGCGAGCGTGGCGATGCGGCGCTGGTTGAATTCACCCAGAAGTTCGATGGCTTGCAAGTCGCGTCCATGGCCGACCTGATCCTGCCGCGCGAACGCCTGGAGCTGGCCCTGACTCGTATCACCGTGCCCCAGCGCGAAGCGTTGGAAAAAGCCGCGGCGCGGGTGCGCAGTTACCACGAAAAGCAGAAACAAGACTCCTGGAGCTACACCGAAGCCGATGGCACGGTGCTCGGCCAGAAAGTCACGCCGCTGGATCGCGCCGGCCTGTACGTGCCGGGCGGCAAGGCGTCGTACCCGTCGTCGGTGCTGATGAATGCGATTCCTGCCAAGGTCGCCGGCGTGACCGAAGTGGTCATGGTCGTGCCGACCCCGCGCGGTGAACTCAATGAATTGGTGCTGGCCGCAGCCTGCATCGCTGGCGTGGACCGGGTGTTCACCATTGGCGGTGCCCAAGCGGTAGCCGCGCTGGCCTACGGCACCGAAAGCGTGCCGAAGGTCGATAAGGTCGTGGGCCCGGGCAACATCTATGTCGCCACCGCCAAGCGCCACGTGTTCGGTCAGGTCGGCATCGACATGATCGCTGGCCCGTCGGAAATCCTCGTGGTGTGCGACGGCCAGACCGATCCGGACTGGATCGCCATGGACCTGTTCTCCCAGGCTGAGCACGACGAAGACGCCCAGGCGATCCTGGTCAGCCCGGACGCCGAGTTCCTCGACAAGGTCGCCGCGAGCATCGCCAAGTTGCTGCCGACCATGGAGCGCGCCGAGATCATCGAAACCTCGATCAACGGCCGTGGCGCATTGATCCTCGTGCGCGACATGGAACAAGCCATCGAAGTGGCCAACCGTATCGCGCCGGAACACCTGGAATTGTCGGTCGCTGATCCGCAAGCCTGGTTGCCGCAGATTCGTCACGCCGGTGCGATCTTCATGGGTCGCCACACCTCTGAAGCCTTGGGCGATTACTGCGCCGGGCCGAACCACGTGTTGCCGACCTCCGGCACCGCGCGTTTCTCGTCGCCGCTGGGTGTGTATGACTTCCAGAAACGCTCGTCGATCATCTTCTGTTCCGAGCAGGGTGCTTCCGAACTGGGCAAGACCGCTTCCGTGCTGGCCCGTGGCGAGTCGCTGACTGCTCACGCCCGCAGCGCCGAATACCGCATCGTTGACGATAAGAAGGTTGACTGA
- a CDS encoding ATP-binding cassette domain-containing protein, translating to MSADNAYAVELKGLTFKRGTRSIFNNVDIRIPRGKVTGIMGPSGCGKTTLLRLMGAQLRPTSGEVWVNGQNLPKLSRSDLFDARKHMGVLFQSGALFTDLDVFENVAFPLRVHTELPEEMIRDIVLLKLQAVGLRGAIDLMPDELSGGMKRRVALARAIALDPQILMYDEPFVGQDPIAMGVLVRLIRLLNDALGITSIVVSHDLAETASIADYIYVVGEGQVLGQGTPEELMNSQEPRIRQFMTGEPDGPVAYHFPATDYRADLLGKR from the coding sequence ATGAGTGCCGATAACGCCTACGCGGTCGAGCTGAAGGGACTGACCTTCAAGCGCGGTACGCGCAGCATTTTCAATAACGTCGATATCCGCATCCCGCGCGGCAAGGTCACCGGCATCATGGGTCCTTCCGGGTGTGGCAAGACCACGCTGTTACGGCTGATGGGCGCACAGTTGCGACCTACCAGCGGCGAAGTCTGGGTCAACGGCCAAAATTTGCCCAAATTGTCTCGCAGCGACCTGTTCGATGCGCGCAAGCACATGGGCGTGCTGTTTCAAAGCGGCGCGCTGTTTACCGATCTCGATGTATTCGAGAACGTTGCCTTTCCGCTGCGGGTTCATACCGAGCTGCCGGAAGAAATGATCCGTGACATCGTCCTGCTCAAATTGCAGGCCGTGGGTTTGCGTGGCGCCATCGACCTGATGCCGGACGAATTGTCCGGCGGCATGAAGCGTCGTGTCGCGCTGGCCCGGGCCATTGCCCTTGATCCGCAGATCCTCATGTATGACGAGCCCTTTGTGGGGCAGGACCCGATCGCCATGGGCGTGCTGGTGCGCCTGATCCGCCTGCTCAACGACGCGCTGGGCATCACCAGTATCGTGGTTTCCCACGATCTGGCGGAAACCGCGAGCATTGCCGACTACATCTATGTGGTCGGCGAGGGGCAAGTGTTGGGGCAGGGCACGCCTGAAGAGCTGATGAACTCGCAAGAGCCGCGTATCCGTCAATTCATGACAGGCGAACCCGATGGTCCGGTCGCTTATCACTTTCCAGCGACGGATTACCGCGCAGATCTTCTGGGGAAGCGCTGA
- a CDS encoding BolA family protein — protein MQAVEVKSFLEGKLPGTQVEVEGEGCNFQLNVISDELAALSPVKRQQQIYAHLNPWITDGSIHAVTMKFFSSAAWAERT, from the coding sequence ATGCAGGCCGTAGAAGTGAAGAGCTTTCTCGAAGGAAAGCTGCCGGGAACTCAAGTCGAAGTTGAAGGCGAAGGCTGCAACTTTCAGCTGAACGTGATTAGCGATGAACTGGCGGCGTTGAGCCCGGTGAAGCGTCAGCAGCAGATCTATGCCCATTTGAACCCATGGATCACCGATGGCAGCATCCATGCGGTCACTATGAAATTTTTCAGCAGCGCGGCCTGGGCCGAGCGCACCTGA
- the mlaE gene encoding lipid asymmetry maintenance ABC transporter permease subunit MlaE produces the protein MRKISLIEKVRRFGRAAIDAVGVFGRAAIFLFHALLGRGGIGGGFGLLIKQLHSIGVMSLVIIVVSGVFIGMVLALQGFNILSSYGSEQAVGQMVALTLLRELGPVVTALLFAGRAGSALTAEIGNMKSTEQLSSLEMIGVDPLKYIVAPRLWAGFISLPVLAMIFSVVGIWGGSWVAVDWLGVYDGSYWANMQNSVTFNGDVLNGIIKSIVFGFVVTWIAVFQGYDCEPTSEGISRATTKTVVYASLAVLGLDFILTALMFGDF, from the coding sequence ATGCGCAAGATTTCACTAATAGAAAAAGTGCGCCGGTTCGGCCGGGCGGCGATAGATGCCGTCGGGGTGTTCGGGCGTGCGGCGATTTTCCTGTTTCATGCGTTGCTGGGTCGCGGCGGTATTGGCGGCGGTTTCGGCTTGCTGATCAAACAGCTGCATTCGATCGGCGTGATGTCCCTGGTGATCATCGTGGTTTCCGGGGTGTTCATCGGCATGGTGTTGGCGCTGCAAGGCTTCAACATCCTGTCCAGCTACGGTTCGGAGCAGGCTGTCGGGCAGATGGTTGCCCTGACATTGCTGCGTGAACTGGGGCCGGTGGTGACGGCACTGCTGTTCGCCGGGCGTGCCGGTTCGGCCCTGACCGCCGAAATCGGCAACATGAAGTCCACCGAGCAGTTGTCCAGTCTGGAAATGATTGGCGTCGACCCGCTCAAGTACATCGTTGCCCCGCGCCTGTGGGCCGGTTTCATTTCCCTGCCGGTGCTGGCGATGATTTTCAGCGTCGTCGGGATCTGGGGCGGTTCGTGGGTGGCAGTCGACTGGCTGGGCGTCTATGACGGCTCCTACTGGGCGAACATGCAAAACAGCGTGACGTTCAATGGCGACGTGCTCAACGGCATCATCAAAAGCATCGTTTTCGGGTTCGTCGTGACCTGGATTGCCGTATTCCAAGGCTATGACTGCGAGCCCACTTCCGAGGGGATCAGTCGTGCCACAACCAAGACCGTGGTGTATGCCTCTTTGGCAGTGCTCGGCCTGGACTTTATTCTGACCGCCTTGATGTTTGGAGATTTCTGA
- the murA gene encoding UDP-N-acetylglucosamine 1-carboxyvinyltransferase codes for MDKLIITGGVRLDGEIRISGAKNSALPILAATLLCDGPVTVANLPHLHDITTMIELFGRMGIEPVIDEKLSVEIDPRTIKTLIAPYELVKTMRASILVLGPMVARFGEAEVALPGGCAIGSRPVDLHIRGLEAMGAVIDVEGGYIKAKAPEGGLRGAHFFFDTVSVTGTENIMMAAALAKGRSVLANAAREPEVIDLANFLIAMGAKITGAGTDTITIDGVERLHPATYKVMPDRIETGTYLVAAAVTGGRVKVKDTDPTILEAVLEKLRESGAEITCGDDWIELNMHGKRPKAVNVRTAPYPAFPTDMQAQFISLNAIAEGTGAVIETIFENRFMHVYELHRMGAKIQVEGNTAIVTGTEKLKGAPVMATDLRASASLVISALIAEGDTLIDRIYHIDRGYECIEEKLQMLGAKIRRVPG; via the coding sequence ATGGATAAATTGATTATTACTGGCGGCGTTCGTCTTGATGGCGAAATCCGCATCTCCGGGGCAAAGAACTCTGCCCTGCCGATCCTCGCCGCCACCTTGCTGTGCGACGGCCCGGTCACCGTGGCCAACCTGCCGCACCTGCACGACATCACCACCATGATCGAGTTGTTCGGTCGCATGGGCATCGAGCCGGTGATCGACGAGAAGCTGAGCGTTGAAATCGACCCGCGCACCATCAAGACCCTGATCGCACCGTACGAACTGGTGAAAACCATGCGTGCCTCGATCCTGGTGCTGGGCCCGATGGTTGCGCGTTTCGGTGAAGCCGAAGTCGCACTGCCTGGCGGTTGCGCCATCGGTTCGCGTCCGGTCGACTTGCACATCCGTGGTCTTGAAGCCATGGGCGCGGTCATCGACGTCGAAGGCGGCTACATCAAGGCCAAGGCGCCGGAAGGTGGTTTGCGCGGTGCGCACTTCTTCTTCGACACCGTCAGCGTGACCGGCACCGAAAACATCATGATGGCCGCTGCACTGGCCAAGGGCCGCAGCGTCCTGGCTAACGCCGCGCGCGAGCCTGAAGTCATCGACCTGGCGAACTTCCTGATCGCTATGGGTGCCAAGATCACTGGCGCCGGCACCGACACCATCACCATCGATGGCGTTGAGCGTCTGCACCCGGCCACTTACAAAGTGATGCCGGACCGGATCGAAACCGGTACCTACCTGGTCGCGGCTGCCGTGACCGGCGGTCGTGTGAAGGTCAAGGACACCGATCCGACCATCCTCGAAGCCGTTCTGGAAAAACTTCGTGAGTCGGGTGCAGAAATCACCTGCGGCGACGACTGGATCGAGCTGAACATGCACGGCAAGCGGCCAAAAGCCGTTAACGTGCGGACCGCTCCGTACCCGGCGTTCCCGACCGACATGCAGGCGCAGTTCATCTCCCTCAACGCCATTGCCGAAGGCACGGGTGCAGTGATCGAGACGATCTTCGAAAACCGCTTCATGCACGTGTATGAACTGCACCGCATGGGCGCCAAGATCCAGGTCGAAGGCAACACTGCCATCGTTACCGGCACCGAGAAGCTCAAAGGCGCGCCAGTCATGGCCACCGACCTGCGTGCTTCGGCCAGCCTGGTGATCTCGGCGTTGATCGCTGAAGGCGACACCCTGATCGATCGCATCTACCACATCGACCGTGGTTACGAGTGCATCGAAGAGAAACTGCAGATGCTCGGCGCCAAGATCCGCCGCGTACCGGGCTAG
- the hisG gene encoding ATP phosphoribosyltransferase, whose amino-acid sequence MLTIALSKGRILDDTLPLLAEAGIVPTENPDKSRKLIIPTTQPDVRLLIVRATDVPTYVEHGAADLGVAGKDVLMEYGGQGLYEPLDLRIALCKLMTAGKVGAIEPKGRLRVATKFVNVAKRYYAEQGRQVDIIKLYGSMELAPLIGLADKIIDVVDTGNTLRANGLEPQEFIADISSRLIVNKASMKMQHARIQALIDTLRKAVESRHRG is encoded by the coding sequence ATGTTGACCATCGCACTGTCCAAGGGCCGCATCCTTGACGACACCCTGCCGCTTCTGGCTGAAGCGGGCATCGTGCCGACCGAGAATCCGGACAAGAGCCGCAAGCTGATCATCCCCACGACCCAGCCTGACGTCCGTCTGCTGATCGTGCGCGCCACCGATGTGCCGACTTACGTCGAGCATGGTGCCGCGGACTTGGGCGTCGCCGGTAAAGATGTGTTGATGGAATACGGCGGCCAAGGCCTCTATGAGCCACTCGACCTGCGAATTGCCCTGTGCAAACTGATGACCGCCGGCAAGGTTGGCGCCATTGAGCCCAAGGGTCGTCTGCGCGTCGCCACCAAGTTCGTCAACGTTGCCAAGCGCTATTACGCCGAGCAGGGTCGTCAGGTCGACATCATCAAGCTTTACGGCTCGATGGAGCTGGCACCGCTGATTGGCCTGGCCGACAAGATCATCGACGTGGTCGACACCGGCAACACGCTGCGGGCCAACGGCCTGGAGCCACAGGAATTCATCGCTGACATCAGCTCCCGGCTGATCGTCAACAAGGCTTCGATGAAAATGCAGCACGCCCGTATCCAGGCGTTGATCGACACCCTGCGCAAGGCAGTGGAGTCTCGACACCGCGGCTGA